Proteins encoded within one genomic window of Setaria italica strain Yugu1 chromosome IV, Setaria_italica_v2.0, whole genome shotgun sequence:
- the LOC111257064 gene encoding uncharacterized protein LOC111257064 yields the protein MASSSSPAPLWVVLGRVALVQHDSVKDPGDLSVKLSLPPRASTLTVPMSVHPKPGYDDTDRHPYAIAAGDAGVLLHASRWPFVGFDLDRDPPGILLVARDFLAAAGPGKALATSVVRVPDRARTYQPGISSVRNVGLVSLPGSGGAEYVVAELRIAAGSDDDGRATLLTFRSGTDAWVQKDLSCPSMSGRRWMWSSHDVIAHDGKLWWVNLVWGLLGCDPFADEPVLHHVAFQETYPVVGHTAEDVVSRRMVRVSQGKVRFVEVARGRAHRQEETLVVVWTLVFGPSGFTFWKQQSATSLGRIWASDSYRATGLSATVPVLALLHPSNPDVVYFFLEKYLEMYLFGVSVSRSTVVHFVHNPFDLVKVVSGHRRPPPISWRHVLAWELPASLANGKANASNDQLKHG from the coding sequence atggcgtcgtcgtcctccccggCGCCGCTGTGGGTCGTCCTCGGCCGCGTCGCCCTCGTGCAGCACGACTCCGTCAAGGACCCCGGGGACCTCTCCGTCAAGCTTTCCttgccgccgcgcgcctcgaCGCTCACCGTGCCCATGAGCGTCCATCCGAAGCCCGGCTACGACGACACCGACAGGCACCCCTACGCCATAgcggccggcgacgccggcgtcctcctccacgCCTCCCGCTGGCCCTTCGTCGGCTTCGACCTGGACCGCGACCCGCCGGGCATCCTCCTCGTGGCGCGCgacttcctcgccgccgccgggcccggCAAGGCGCTGGCCACCTCCGTCGTGCGTGTCCCCGACCGCGCCCGCACCTACCAGCCCGGCATCTCCAGCGTAAGGAACGTCGGCCTCGTCTCCCtccccggcagcggcggcgccgaatACGTTGTCGCCGAGCTCCGCATTGCTgccggcagcgacgacgacggccgcgccACTCTCCTCACCTTCCGCTCCGGCACGGACGCGTGGGTTCAGAAGGATCTGAGCTGCCCCTCCATGTCCGGCCGGCGCTGGATGTGGTCGTCCCACGACGTGATCGCCCACGACGGCAAGCTTTGGTGGGTGAACCTCGTGTGGGGGCTCCTCGGCTGCGACCCTTTCGCCGACGAGCCGGTGCTGCACCACGTCGCCTTCCAGGAGACGTACCCCGTCGTCGGCCACACGGCGGAGGACGTCGTGAGCCGGCGCATGGTGAGGGTGAGCCAGGGCAAGGTCCGGTTCGTGGAGGTCGCACGCGGGCGCGCTCACCGCCAGGAGGAGACGCTAGTGGTCGTCTGGACGCTGGTCTTCGGCCCGTCCGGCTTCACGTTCTGGAAGCAGCAGAGCGCGACGAGCCTGGGGAGGATCTGGGCGAGCGACAGCTACAGGGCGACGGGGCTCTCGGCGACGGTCCCCGTCCTCGCGCTCCTGCACCCAAGTAACCCGGACGTGGTGTACTTCTTCCTGGAGAAGTACCTGGAGATGTACCTCTTCGGGGTCAGCGTGTCCCGGAGCACGGTGGTGCACTTCGTTCACAACCCTTTCGACCTGGTCAAGGTGGTCTCCGGtcaccggcggccgccgccaatCAGCTGGCGGCACGTCCTCGCTTGGGAGCTGCCTGCTTCGCTTGCCAATGGCAAAGCAAATGCATCCAATGATCAGTTAAAGCATGGATGA